From Vreelandella neptunia, the proteins below share one genomic window:
- a CDS encoding BCCT family transporter, whose product MDKTPKNEPDEPVSEGIPAPDGPANLIDTDYVIGQDNITTNAMGLNLDLHGKVFSISAIIVLLFVVLTLALQDTIAPIYDAIFGFLTGNLAWFFILAANIFVILCIGLIFSPLGKIRIGGADAKPDFTYMGWFSMLFAAGMGIGLMFFGVNEPLTHFGSSFDGGSWAPLAGAEGNAAAAEALAMAATIFHWGLHPWAIYAVVALSLALFSFNKGLPLSMRSVFYPLLGERVWGWPGHVIDILAVFATLFGLATSLGLGATQAAAGLTYLFGAPESDITMILLIIGITMIAIGSIVAGVDKGVQLLSKINIILAAMLLFFVIAVGPTLMIATGFFENLWNYAVHLPALSNPFGREDANFSQGWTAFYWAWWISWSPYVGMFIARVSRGRTVREFLVSVMLVPSTVSVLWMTTFGGTAIDQYVSQGIEAVRDAGVDLQLFIMLEQLPLSQITSFVAIVLVIVFFVTSSDSGSLVIDSITAGGKVDAPTPQRVFWAIIEGAIAIALLLGGGLTALQTMAVSTGFPFTIILLVACYAIIKGLMSEPKAV is encoded by the coding sequence GCAAGGTATTTAGCATTTCTGCAATCATTGTGCTGCTGTTTGTGGTGCTAACTCTAGCGCTGCAAGACACGATTGCGCCTATTTATGATGCTATTTTTGGTTTTTTGACCGGCAATCTAGCGTGGTTCTTTATTTTAGCGGCGAATATATTCGTCATCTTGTGTATTGGTCTGATCTTCTCTCCGCTAGGTAAAATCCGCATTGGTGGCGCTGATGCCAAGCCTGATTTTACCTATATGGGTTGGTTTTCAATGCTGTTTGCCGCGGGCATGGGGATTGGCCTGATGTTCTTCGGCGTTAACGAACCGCTGACGCACTTTGGCTCTTCATTTGACGGTGGCAGTTGGGCGCCGCTAGCGGGTGCGGAAGGTAATGCTGCCGCTGCTGAAGCGTTAGCTATGGCCGCAACCATCTTCCACTGGGGCCTGCACCCCTGGGCGATTTACGCTGTGGTCGCGCTTTCGCTGGCGCTGTTCTCTTTCAATAAGGGCCTACCGCTATCCATGCGTTCTGTGTTCTACCCCCTTTTGGGTGAGCGCGTATGGGGCTGGCCAGGCCACGTAATTGATATTTTGGCAGTGTTTGCCACTTTATTTGGTTTGGCTACGTCCCTTGGTTTAGGGGCAACCCAAGCAGCAGCAGGCCTCACTTACCTGTTTGGTGCGCCAGAAAGTGATATCACCATGATCCTATTGATCATCGGTATTACGATGATCGCCATCGGCTCAATCGTGGCAGGCGTTGATAAGGGCGTACAGCTGCTCTCCAAAATCAATATTATTCTTGCGGCAATGCTACTTTTCTTTGTAATTGCGGTTGGCCCTACCCTGATGATTGCCACGGGCTTCTTTGAAAACCTTTGGAACTATGCGGTTCATCTGCCTGCCTTATCGAATCCTTTTGGTCGTGAAGACGCTAACTTCAGCCAGGGCTGGACAGCCTTCTACTGGGCTTGGTGGATCTCCTGGTCTCCGTATGTTGGTATGTTTATCGCGCGGGTATCCCGCGGCCGTACAGTGCGTGAATTCCTGGTCTCGGTGATGCTGGTGCCGTCCACGGTATCAGTACTATGGATGACCACGTTTGGTGGCACGGCCATTGATCAGTACGTCAGCCAAGGCATTGAGGCCGTTCGCGATGCAGGTGTTGATCTGCAGCTATTCATAATGCTCGAGCAGCTACCGTTATCGCAAATCACCTCATTCGTAGCCATTGTGCTAGTCATCGTGTTCTTCGTGACGTCGTCTGACTCTGGTTCACTGGTGATTGATTCCATCACCGCTGGCGGTAAGGTCGATGCGCCGACGCCACAGCGCGTTTTCTGGGCGATCATCGAAGGCGCGATTGCCATTGCGCTACTGCTAGGCGGTGGTCTGACAGCGCTGCAAACCATGGCAGTTTCTACCGGCTTCCCGTTCACCATCATTCTGCTAGTGGCCTGCTATGCCATTATCAAGGGGTTGATGAGCGAACCTAAAGCTGTCTAG
- a CDS encoding 3'-5' exonuclease, whose protein sequence is MLNIRPRQKIVQADWKGYMAQRAQQAKNPALQQFFGASLPDPETPISEVPMVALDMETTGLDERRHAIVSIGLVPFTLNRIKLAERRYWVVNPSRPLAEASITYHHITHSEIAQAPDLDVILDELLAQLAGRLVVVHFRNIERPFLNAAVKARRGEGVLFPMIDTMSLEARMHRQTLWARFRRWLGRPPVSIRMHASRERYGLPPYQGHHALVDALATAELLQAQIATHYRPETPLKDIWC, encoded by the coding sequence ATGCTCAATATACGCCCACGCCAAAAAATCGTACAGGCCGATTGGAAGGGCTATATGGCCCAACGGGCGCAACAAGCGAAAAATCCTGCCCTTCAGCAATTTTTTGGTGCGTCGTTGCCTGATCCTGAAACGCCCATTTCTGAAGTGCCTATGGTGGCGCTGGATATGGAAACCACAGGACTGGATGAGAGGCGACATGCGATTGTCAGTATTGGCCTCGTGCCCTTCACGTTAAATCGTATCAAATTGGCAGAGCGGCGCTATTGGGTCGTGAACCCTTCGCGGCCGCTCGCAGAAGCCTCAATTACCTACCATCACATTACCCACTCGGAGATTGCCCAGGCGCCGGACTTAGATGTGATACTGGACGAACTCCTGGCCCAGCTAGCAGGTCGCCTAGTGGTGGTTCATTTTCGCAATATTGAACGCCCCTTTTTGAATGCAGCTGTCAAAGCCCGACGTGGGGAAGGGGTGCTGTTTCCGATGATTGATACCATGTCGCTGGAAGCGCGGATGCACCGCCAAACCCTATGGGCGCGGTTCCGCCGCTGGCTTGGCCGCCCACCGGTTTCCATCCGCATGCATGCGAGTCGTGAGCGCTATGGCTTGCCCCCTTATCAAGGACATCATGCCCTGGTGGATGCGTTGGCCACCGCAGAGCTATTGCAGGCGCAAATAGCGACCCATTATCGACCTGAAACGCCATTGAAAGATATTTGGTGTTGA
- a CDS encoding DUF294 nucleotidyltransferase-like domain-containing protein yields MDVELLEIRQHMGRFPPFDGLSDDLLDAIAEQVEVSYFKTGSNILALNEMLNDLCYIRSGAVEVYRSQGELYNRLGEGDIFGHFSLLRNHKVRFPAQAIEDTLIYFIPKAVFLRLCEEDDHFADFVELERPRLESAAEQQKKSNDMMVTRIRKLITRYPVMVETSTSVQHAAQQMSDAQASALLVLKEGSDNPRYSFKDSEGQTWQMCGILTDSDFRTRVVAEGLSPQTSVGEVVSSRLITIQSDASVYEAMLTMLRSNVHHLPVLYRQRPVGVVHLSDIIRYETHSGLYLVSNIFNQSSAQGLARLAPDVSAAFVRMVQEGANSQMVGSALSTIGRSFTRRLLEMAEAELGPPPVPYCFMVNGSMARNEQSIVTDQDNALILSDEFIPEQHDDYFYALAKIVSDGLDACGYTYCKGDVMATNTQWRQPLSVWKEYFQDWMANPTPERLLHSSIFFDLDSCYGEDLYVETLQDLIAETAPKSPLFLAAMARNALNRTPPLGFFRTFVMEQDGKHNNSINLKRRGTAPMVDLVRIHALACGSKAQNSFQRLNDISKTQLLATGMSDKLSYAFEFLCMSRIRHQMIDLQEDRLPDNNIEPENVADSERHTLKDAFQVLSNAQKFLKFRYPMPAQRQGR; encoded by the coding sequence TGAGTTACTTCAAAACCGGCAGCAACATATTAGCGCTCAACGAGATGCTCAATGATCTCTGTTATATCCGTAGTGGCGCTGTGGAGGTTTATCGTAGCCAAGGAGAACTGTATAACCGCCTGGGTGAAGGCGATATTTTTGGTCATTTCAGCCTGCTGCGTAACCACAAAGTGCGTTTTCCTGCCCAGGCTATTGAAGATACGCTGATCTATTTTATCCCCAAGGCGGTTTTCCTCAGGCTGTGCGAGGAGGATGACCATTTTGCCGATTTTGTCGAGTTGGAGCGGCCGCGGCTAGAGAGTGCCGCTGAGCAGCAAAAGAAATCCAACGACATGATGGTCACAAGGATACGCAAACTGATAACCCGTTACCCGGTGATGGTGGAAACGTCTACCAGCGTTCAGCACGCCGCGCAGCAGATGAGCGACGCCCAGGCTTCTGCGCTGCTGGTATTAAAAGAGGGGAGCGATAACCCGCGCTACAGCTTTAAAGATAGCGAAGGTCAAACTTGGCAGATGTGCGGGATTTTAACCGACAGTGATTTTCGTACCCGCGTTGTGGCCGAGGGGCTATCACCGCAAACCTCGGTCGGTGAGGTGGTTTCCTCGCGGCTAATTACCATTCAATCGGATGCCTCTGTTTATGAGGCCATGCTGACGATGCTGCGCAGTAATGTGCACCACCTGCCTGTCTTGTATCGTCAGCGCCCGGTGGGCGTGGTGCATCTCTCCGATATTATTCGCTATGAAACCCATAGTGGCCTCTATCTGGTCAGCAATATTTTCAATCAGTCCAGCGCCCAGGGGCTGGCACGCTTGGCGCCGGATGTGAGCGCGGCGTTTGTGCGTATGGTGCAAGAGGGGGCTAACTCGCAAATGGTAGGTAGCGCCCTTTCCACGATCGGACGCAGCTTTACTCGGCGGTTGCTGGAAATGGCTGAAGCAGAACTTGGCCCTCCGCCGGTGCCTTACTGCTTTATGGTGAATGGTTCTATGGCCCGCAATGAGCAGAGCATTGTCACTGACCAGGATAATGCGCTGATCCTCTCCGATGAGTTTATTCCAGAGCAGCATGATGACTATTTTTACGCCCTGGCAAAAATCGTTAGCGATGGTTTAGATGCCTGCGGCTACACCTACTGCAAGGGTGATGTGATGGCGACCAACACGCAATGGCGTCAGCCCCTCAGCGTTTGGAAGGAGTATTTTCAGGATTGGATGGCCAACCCTACGCCGGAACGGTTGCTGCATAGCTCGATTTTCTTTGATCTGGATAGTTGCTACGGCGAAGACCTCTATGTGGAAACGTTGCAAGATTTGATTGCCGAGACAGCGCCAAAATCACCGCTTTTTTTAGCCGCCATGGCTCGCAATGCCTTAAACCGTACCCCGCCGCTGGGGTTTTTCCGTACTTTTGTGATGGAGCAAGATGGCAAGCACAACAACTCTATCAACTTGAAGCGTCGAGGGACGGCGCCGATGGTGGATTTGGTGCGTATTCACGCCTTAGCCTGCGGCTCCAAAGCGCAGAACTCCTTTCAGCGCCTGAATGACATCAGCAAGACCCAGCTGTTGGCGACTGGGATGAGTGACAAGCTAAGCTATGCGTTTGAGTTTTTATGTATGTCGCGGATTCGCCATCAAATGATTGATCTACAAGAGGATCGCCTGCCGGATAACAATATCGAGCCTGAAAACGTGGCGGATAGCGAGCGGCACACGCTGAAAGATGCCTTCCAGGTGCTCAGCAACGCACAAAAATTTCTGAAATTCCGCTATCCCATGCCTGCCCAGCGGCAGGGACGCTAA